One window of Bacillus alkalicellulosilyticus genomic DNA carries:
- the metH gene encoding methionine synthase, whose product MEKSLFEKRLEKQILIIDGAMGTMLQQANLTAEDFGGEDYEGCNEYLNMTAPHVIDNIYRAYLEAGADIIETNTFGATDIVLEDYDLQHFAYELNFKAAQLAKKAAEDFSTPEWPRFVAGAMGPTTKALSVTGGTTFEKLIESYEEQVRGLIEGGVDVLLLETSQDMRNVKAAFLGIEQASKALGVKLPLYISGTIEPMGTTLAGQNIEAFYLSLEHMKPTAVGLNCATGPEFMQDHLRSLSDLATSYVSCYPNAGLPDEEGNYHESPESLAKKLAAFAEKGWLNIVGGCCGTTPAHITAIREAVKGFEPRKLNEDHPHAVSGIEPLIYDDSMRPLFVGERTNVIGSRKFKRLIAEGSYEEASEIARAQVKRGAHVIDACLADPDREEMEDMENFLKFVVNKVKVPLMIDSTDEAVIERALSYSQGKAIINSINLEDGEERFEAVVPLIHKYGAAVVVGTIDEEGMAVTAERKLEVAKRSYDLLVHKYGVNPRDIIFDPLVFPVGTGDEQYIGSAEATINGIRMIKEALPETLTILGVSNVSFGLPPVGREVLNAVYLYHCTQAGLDYAIVNTEKLERYASIPDEEKALADKLLYETNDDTLAEFTAFYRGKKAEKKVDNVNMTLEERLASYIVEGSKDGLIPDLDKALEKYDDPLDIINGPLMTGMDEVGRLFNNNELIVAEVLQSAEVMKASVAHLEQFMEKKEDDNGKGKILLATVKGDVHDIGKNLVEIILSNNGFKIVNLGIKVTSNQLIEAVRRENPDAIGLSGLLVKSAQQMVLTAQDLKEQDISIPILVGGAALTRKFTDNKISPQYDGVVLYAKDAMNGLDLANQIAKKDELERLLAEKGQTVIEEESDTSNRNTTAPVSRSDVSMTVPVFKPADLQPHILRNYKISHLEPYVNLQMLMGKHLGLQGKVSRLLDEGNEKALQLKDKVDGILHEAKHNDLLEAHGMYRFFPAQSDGNDVIIYSPDDAKTEIQRFTFPRQANPPYLCLADYLRPVSSGEMDYVGFLAVTAGHGVRDKAIAAKDAGDYLFSHLIQALALELAEGFAERVHQLMRDQMGFPDPVDFTMQDRFSAKYQGVRVSYGYPACPNLEDQAKLFSLLNPNQIGIHLTEEFMMEPEASVTAMVFAHPEGRYFNVL is encoded by the coding sequence ATGGAAAAATCATTGTTTGAAAAGCGCTTGGAAAAGCAGATTCTTATCATTGATGGTGCAATGGGAACGATGCTGCAACAAGCCAATTTAACAGCTGAAGATTTTGGTGGGGAAGACTACGAGGGGTGTAATGAATATTTAAACATGACTGCTCCTCATGTGATTGATAACATATACCGAGCGTATTTAGAAGCGGGTGCCGATATTATCGAAACAAATACGTTTGGGGCGACAGATATCGTTTTAGAAGACTATGACCTTCAACATTTCGCTTATGAACTCAATTTCAAAGCAGCTCAATTGGCAAAAAAAGCAGCTGAGGATTTCTCAACTCCAGAGTGGCCCCGTTTTGTAGCTGGAGCGATGGGACCAACTACTAAGGCACTTTCGGTTACTGGTGGAACAACGTTTGAAAAGTTAATTGAGTCATATGAAGAACAGGTAAGAGGCCTTATTGAAGGTGGGGTAGACGTTCTTTTACTAGAAACAAGTCAGGATATGAGAAATGTTAAAGCGGCTTTTCTCGGCATAGAGCAAGCAAGTAAAGCTCTTGGAGTAAAGTTACCATTATATATTTCCGGAACAATTGAGCCGATGGGAACCACGCTAGCAGGTCAGAACATTGAAGCATTTTATTTATCGCTTGAGCATATGAAACCAACAGCCGTTGGCTTAAACTGTGCAACAGGACCAGAGTTTATGCAGGACCATCTTCGTTCACTATCAGACTTAGCGACTTCTTATGTTAGCTGTTATCCAAATGCAGGTCTACCAGATGAGGAAGGGAACTATCATGAGTCTCCAGAATCACTTGCGAAAAAACTAGCTGCTTTTGCGGAAAAAGGCTGGTTGAATATCGTCGGCGGTTGTTGTGGTACTACACCTGCGCATATTACTGCGATTAGAGAAGCCGTTAAAGGATTTGAACCTCGAAAATTAAATGAGGACCATCCACATGCGGTCTCAGGTATTGAACCTCTCATTTATGACGACAGCATGCGTCCGTTATTTGTTGGTGAACGTACAAACGTTATTGGTTCACGTAAGTTTAAACGATTAATTGCAGAAGGATCGTATGAAGAGGCTTCGGAAATTGCCAGAGCTCAAGTAAAACGTGGTGCACACGTAATTGATGCCTGTTTAGCTGACCCGGACCGTGAAGAAATGGAAGACATGGAGAACTTCTTGAAGTTTGTCGTTAACAAAGTAAAGGTTCCATTAATGATCGATTCTACAGATGAAGCGGTTATTGAAAGAGCGTTATCTTACTCACAAGGAAAAGCGATTATTAACTCGATTAACTTAGAGGATGGCGAAGAACGCTTTGAAGCCGTTGTGCCATTGATTCATAAATACGGGGCAGCCGTTGTAGTAGGTACAATTGATGAAGAAGGTATGGCTGTAACGGCCGAACGTAAGCTTGAAGTTGCTAAACGTTCATACGACCTTCTTGTTCATAAATATGGAGTGAACCCTAGAGATATTATATTTGACCCACTTGTCTTTCCAGTCGGGACAGGAGATGAGCAATACATCGGTTCAGCCGAAGCAACGATTAATGGAATCCGGATGATTAAAGAAGCGTTGCCCGAAACGCTAACGATTTTAGGGGTAAGTAATGTATCCTTTGGTTTACCACCAGTTGGGCGCGAAGTATTAAATGCTGTTTATTTATATCACTGTACTCAAGCCGGACTTGATTATGCGATTGTAAATACGGAAAAACTAGAGCGTTACGCTTCCATTCCTGATGAGGAAAAAGCGTTAGCTGATAAGCTATTATACGAAACAAACGACGATACATTAGCAGAGTTTACAGCGTTTTACCGCGGAAAAAAAGCGGAGAAAAAAGTAGACAACGTTAATATGACACTAGAAGAGCGGTTAGCTAGCTATATCGTTGAAGGATCTAAAGATGGGTTGATTCCTGATTTAGACAAAGCGTTAGAAAAATATGATGACCCGCTTGATATTATAAATGGTCCACTGATGACAGGTATGGACGAAGTTGGACGTCTTTTTAATAACAATGAACTTATCGTGGCAGAGGTCCTACAAAGTGCCGAAGTGATGAAAGCGTCAGTTGCTCATTTAGAGCAATTTATGGAGAAAAAAGAAGATGACAACGGAAAAGGGAAAATCCTGTTAGCCACGGTGAAAGGGGATGTCCATGACATTGGAAAAAACCTCGTGGAGATCATCTTAAGTAACAACGGCTTTAAAATCGTCAACTTAGGGATTAAAGTCACGTCGAATCAGTTAATTGAAGCGGTTCGTCGTGAAAATCCGGATGCTATCGGATTATCTGGACTTCTCGTTAAGTCGGCTCAACAAATGGTATTAACTGCACAAGATTTAAAAGAGCAGGACATTTCAATACCGATTTTAGTTGGTGGAGCGGCACTCACTCGTAAATTCACCGACAATAAAATTTCTCCTCAATATGATGGAGTAGTGTTATACGCAAAAGATGCAATGAACGGGTTAGACTTAGCAAATCAAATTGCTAAAAAAGACGAGCTAGAAAGGCTGTTAGCAGAAAAAGGACAAACGGTCATTGAAGAGGAATCTGATACAAGTAATCGAAATACAACAGCTCCTGTATCACGTTCAGATGTGTCAATGACAGTACCTGTGTTTAAACCAGCCGATTTACAACCACATATCCTAAGAAATTATAAAATTTCTCATCTTGAGCCATATGTTAACTTACAAATGTTAATGGGGAAACATCTAGGACTTCAAGGTAAAGTAAGCCGTCTTCTCGATGAAGGAAATGAAAAAGCTCTTCAATTGAAGGATAAGGTCGATGGCATCTTACATGAGGCAAAGCATAACGACTTACTAGAAGCACACGGAATGTACCGCTTTTTCCCCGCTCAAAGTGACGGAAACGATGTTATCATTTACAGTCCTGATGATGCAAAAACGGAAATTCAACGATTTACATTTCCGCGACAAGCTAACCCTCCATACCTTTGCTTAGCGGACTATTTACGTCCTGTATCTTCTGGAGAGATGGATTATGTCGGATTTTTAGCGGTTACAGCTGGTCATGGTGTCAGAGATAAGGCGATTGCGGCAAAAGATGCGGGTGATTATTTATTTAGTCATTTAATTCAAGCCTTAGCCTTAGAACTTGCTGAAGGATTTGCAGAGCGAGTTCATCAATTAATGCGTGACCAAATGGGCTTCCCAGACCCAGTTGATTTTACAATGCAAGACCGTTTTAGCGCAAAATATCAAGGGGTACGAGTATCGTATGGCTACCCAGCATGTCCGAATTTAGAGGACCAAGCCAAGCTGTTTTCACTTTTAAATCCGAATCAAATAGGAATCCATTTAACGGAAGAGTTCATGATGGAGCCTGAAGCCTCGGTTACAGCGATGGTGTTTGCGCATCCTGAAGGACGCTATTTTAACGTGTTATAA
- the sleB gene encoding spore cortex-lytic enzyme: protein MRSLSNKMKYPLMMVIALLMIMGTAGNPIHAFSDQIIQRGATGDDVVELQARLQYNGFYNGTIDGVYGWSTYWAVRNFQEQFGMEVDGLVGPKMKDMLERATNFDKEFVHNALKEGRKFTHYGSTPLHIQQGEPGSRDKKDQPKKQQQQPDQQQGQGQQQPDQQQGQGQQQQQPDQQQGQGQQQQQPDQQQGQGQQQQQPDQQQGQGQAQQQPAQQQGQAQQQPAPAEETPEGEPVPYEEQPEAQDNGANIQKAMNVPSGFSENDLQLMAQAVYGEARGEPYVGQVAVAAVILNRINSPIFPNTVSEVIFEPRAFTAVADGQINLGADDSARRAVLDALNGQDPSGGAIYYFNPDTATSGWIWTRPQIKRIGKHIFCN from the coding sequence ATGAGAAGTTTATCTAATAAGATGAAATACCCCCTTATGATGGTCATTGCACTGCTTATGATCATGGGAACAGCGGGAAATCCTATCCATGCATTTTCTGACCAAATTATTCAAAGAGGTGCTACAGGAGATGATGTCGTTGAACTCCAAGCAAGACTGCAATACAACGGCTTTTACAATGGTACGATTGATGGCGTCTATGGATGGAGCACGTATTGGGCTGTTCGAAACTTCCAAGAACAATTTGGAATGGAGGTTGACGGTCTAGTAGGTCCTAAAATGAAAGACATGCTAGAACGTGCAACTAACTTTGATAAGGAATTTGTCCATAATGCTTTAAAAGAAGGTCGTAAATTTACACACTATGGATCAACTCCCCTACATATCCAACAAGGGGAACCAGGCTCAAGAGATAAAAAGGATCAGCCTAAAAAACAGCAACAACAACCAGACCAACAACAAGGTCAAGGGCAACAACAACCAGACCAACAACAAGGCCAAGGCCAGCAACAACAACAACCAGACCAACAACAAGGCCAAGGCCAGCAGCAACAACAACCAGACCAACAACAAGGCCAAGGCCAGCAGCAACAACAACCAGATCAACAACAAGGTCAAGGTCAAGCACAACAACAACCAGCACAACAACAAGGCCAAGCACAGCAACAACCTGCTCCTGCAGAAGAAACTCCTGAGGGAGAACCTGTCCCTTATGAAGAACAACCAGAAGCGCAGGATAACGGAGCAAACATCCAAAAAGCGATGAATGTACCAAGTGGTTTTTCTGAAAACGATCTTCAACTGATGGCGCAAGCTGTTTATGGTGAAGCAAGAGGAGAACCATATGTAGGTCAAGTGGCCGTGGCGGCGGTTATTCTTAATCGAATCAACAGCCCGATATTTCCGAATACAGTGTCTGAAGTCATTTTTGAGCCTCGCGCATTTACAGCTGTAGCTGATGGTCAAATTAATTTAGGTGCTGACGATTCTGCAAGAAGAGCAGTACTTGATGCCTTGAATGGGCAGGACCCATCTGGAGGAGCCATATATTACTTCAATCCAGATACAGCAACATCCGGATGGATTTGGACAAGACCTCAAATCAAACGGATTGGAAAACACATTTTCTGTAACTAA
- the ypeB gene encoding germination protein YpeB, with product MIRALIIGILAIAVVGTGIWGYNAQQQSQILSITAENNYQRAFHSLVYHIDQLEEDLGTVLAMNTRKTLSPKLADVWRVTSLAQSELGQLPLGVVDLSDTEKFLYYVGKFSYRTSMRDLDTDPISDDEYETLEALYDFSKTTQRELRKAQAYVIQNNIQWLNIDAELQAAQGEPLDNAVVNGFELVNEKIKGYSELQWGPGFSQMNVNVADRLEESLNGPEISHTEAQQKAIDFIGLDGNPEVELAETGNGTSYKAYNLTIDDPDHEAHYYMGMTRQEGRPIWFIQDRVIAEQNVSLNEASEHAKDFLDRNGIEGMQLVDSKQYNNIGAFEFAYLIDNVRVYADSVIVEVALDDGDVIAFEGMDYIINHDENREDLEPEISMEEAMEFLSPRLDVMEDHIAIIRNELGEEVLCYEFYGVLGEDTFRIFINAEDGSEEVVEKLPEAEPVYQIG from the coding sequence ATGATCCGTGCTTTAATTATTGGAATACTTGCAATTGCTGTTGTTGGAACAGGAATTTGGGGCTATAATGCGCAACAACAAAGTCAAATTCTCTCGATAACTGCTGAAAATAACTATCAAAGAGCGTTTCATTCACTCGTTTATCATATTGACCAACTTGAAGAAGATTTAGGTACAGTGTTAGCGATGAATACAAGAAAAACATTGTCACCCAAGCTTGCTGACGTGTGGAGAGTAACATCATTAGCCCAAAGTGAACTAGGGCAACTTCCTTTGGGTGTCGTTGATTTAAGTGATACTGAAAAGTTTCTGTACTACGTTGGAAAGTTCAGTTATCGAACTTCAATGAGAGACTTGGATACGGACCCTATTTCTGACGATGAATACGAAACGCTAGAAGCATTGTATGACTTTTCAAAGACAACGCAGCGAGAGTTACGTAAAGCTCAAGCTTATGTCATTCAAAACAATATACAATGGTTAAATATTGATGCTGAGCTTCAAGCAGCTCAAGGAGAGCCGTTGGATAACGCTGTTGTAAATGGTTTTGAGTTAGTGAATGAAAAAATAAAAGGGTATAGTGAACTTCAATGGGGACCAGGATTTTCCCAAATGAACGTGAATGTAGCAGACCGTCTGGAAGAGTCATTAAATGGTCCTGAAATTTCACATACTGAAGCCCAACAAAAAGCGATTGACTTTATCGGGCTTGATGGTAACCCAGAAGTTGAGTTGGCTGAAACTGGAAATGGAACAAGTTATAAAGCATATAACTTAACGATTGATGACCCGGACCATGAGGCTCATTACTATATGGGAATGACTAGGCAGGAAGGTCGCCCAATCTGGTTTATTCAAGATAGAGTGATTGCAGAACAAAATGTTAGTTTAAATGAAGCAAGTGAGCATGCAAAAGACTTCCTTGATAGAAATGGGATTGAAGGTATGCAGCTTGTTGATAGTAAGCAATACAATAACATTGGAGCATTTGAATTTGCATATCTGATAGACAATGTTCGTGTTTATGCTGATTCTGTAATTGTGGAAGTGGCTTTAGATGATGGAGATGTCATTGCCTTTGAAGGTATGGATTATATTATAAATCACGATGAAAATCGTGAGGACCTCGAGCCAGAAATTAGCATGGAAGAAGCGATGGAATTTTTAAGTCCTCGACTTGACGTGATGGAGGATCATATCGCAATTATCCGAAATGAATTAGGTGAAGAGGTATTATGTTATGAGTTTTACGGTGTGTTAGGTGAAGATACGTTTAGAATCTTTATCAATGCTGAAGATGGGTCAGAAGAAGTAGTTGAAAAGTTACCTGAAGCTGAGCCAGTATATCAAATTGGATAA
- a CDS encoding flagellar brake protein → MIDIGETIHLQLKQSTLENEEYKCRLVDRLEDKLIIDYPINIVTKKPAPVYVGTEFFAWYVGKDKAVYSFHTKVEDKQGGNVPTLILHDPGDETYERIQRRNYVRVDTGVDVAVHSVEGLFEPFTSLSLDLSGGGIAIGKPLGVQIPSNCEVVVWLPLHMKSGEIHYVRSICRVIRIFKRKSEARERISLQFVSIHERDRQKIVRYCFEKQSLLHRKGR, encoded by the coding sequence TTGATCGACATTGGTGAAACGATTCATCTTCAGTTAAAACAATCTACACTAGAAAATGAAGAATATAAATGTAGGCTTGTTGACCGCCTAGAGGACAAGCTTATTATTGACTATCCTATAAATATAGTGACTAAAAAACCGGCTCCCGTTTATGTAGGGACTGAGTTTTTTGCTTGGTATGTAGGGAAAGATAAAGCGGTCTATTCCTTTCATACCAAAGTAGAAGATAAGCAAGGTGGAAACGTTCCAACCTTAATTTTACATGACCCTGGTGATGAGACATACGAACGAATTCAACGTAGAAATTATGTGCGTGTGGATACAGGGGTTGATGTGGCCGTTCATTCAGTTGAAGGTTTATTTGAACCATTTACATCACTTAGTCTTGATTTAAGTGGTGGAGGCATTGCAATTGGCAAACCTCTTGGTGTACAAATTCCTAGTAATTGTGAAGTCGTTGTTTGGCTTCCTTTACATATGAAATCGGGAGAAATTCACTATGTCCGTTCGATTTGTCGTGTCATTCGAATTTTTAAAAGAAAAAGTGAAGCTAGAGAACGAATTTCACTGCAGTTTGTTTCAATCCATGAACGAGACCGGCAGAAGATTGTAAGGTACTGTTTTGAGAAGCAATCATTATTACATCGCAAAGGTCGATGA
- the cmk gene encoding (d)CMP kinase produces the protein MKKINIAIDGPAGAGKSTVAKIVADRLTYLYIDTGAMYRALTYLAISSGVNPEDGVKLKELLDASSIQLEVTEKGTDVYVNNKIVTEDIRSSEVTNLVSIIASHREIRETMVQLQQGMAEQGGAVMDGRDIGTHVLPDAEVKIFLTASVEERARRRHEENLAKGRESDLYILQQEIQRRDELDMNREVAPLEKAKDAIEVNTTSISIDGVVERILEIVKERA, from the coding sequence ATGAAAAAAATAAACATAGCTATTGATGGTCCAGCAGGGGCAGGAAAAAGTACTGTTGCAAAAATAGTAGCTGACCGTTTAACTTATTTATATATCGATACAGGAGCAATGTATCGTGCATTAACATATTTGGCTATTTCCTCTGGAGTAAATCCAGAGGACGGTGTAAAACTCAAAGAGTTACTTGATGCTAGCTCAATTCAATTAGAAGTAACAGAGAAAGGCACTGACGTTTATGTGAACAACAAAATCGTAACCGAAGACATTCGATCGTCTGAGGTAACAAACCTCGTATCTATCATAGCAAGCCACCGTGAAATTAGAGAGACGATGGTACAACTACAACAAGGTATGGCAGAGCAAGGTGGGGCTGTTATGGACGGCCGTGATATTGGGACACATGTTTTGCCAGATGCAGAGGTAAAGATTTTCTTAACAGCATCCGTGGAAGAACGAGCTCGAAGAAGGCATGAGGAAAATCTTGCTAAAGGAAGAGAATCTGATTTATATATATTGCAACAAGAGATTCAAAGACGAGACGAGCTTGATATGAATCGAGAAGTTGCGCCATTAGAAAAAGCAAAAGATGCCATTGAAGTGAACACAACATCAATATCAATTGACGGTGTCGTAGAACGTATATTAGAGATTGTTAAAGAGAGGGCTTAA
- a CDS encoding lysophospholipid acyltransferase family protein, giving the protein MKLYRFGQFISRAFLSSLYRVEVIGQENLPEEGPVLLCCNHIHNFDPPLLGAYIQRPIRYMAKQELFKYKFSNWLLRSVGAFPVRRGMSDKQAMRVTIQFLRDNEMIGLFPEGTRSKDGQLQKGLAGAGFFSLRTEATVIPCAIVGPYKPFKKLKLVYGPPIDMVQLREDKISVEDATAVIMDSIRSLLVEHKTS; this is encoded by the coding sequence ATGAAGTTATATCGCTTTGGTCAATTTATTAGTCGAGCATTTCTATCTAGTCTTTACCGAGTAGAAGTTATTGGTCAAGAAAATCTTCCGGAAGAAGGACCAGTGCTACTTTGTTGCAACCATATTCATAATTTTGATCCCCCACTATTAGGGGCTTATATTCAACGACCTATCCGTTATATGGCGAAACAAGAACTTTTTAAATACAAGTTCTCAAATTGGTTGTTACGTTCCGTTGGTGCCTTTCCGGTCCGCCGGGGGATGAGTGACAAACAAGCCATGCGTGTTACCATTCAGTTTTTACGAGATAACGAGATGATTGGGTTGTTCCCGGAAGGAACTAGAAGTAAAGATGGGCAACTGCAAAAAGGATTAGCGGGTGCTGGTTTTTTTTCACTTCGTACTGAAGCTACAGTGATTCCTTGCGCTATCGTAGGTCCATACAAACCATTTAAAAAGTTAAAGCTTGTATATGGACCGCCAATAGACATGGTCCAATTAAGAGAAGATAAAATATCGGTTGAAGATGCAACAGCTGTGATCATGGATTCAATTCGCTCTTTACTTGTCGAACATAAAACTTCATAA
- the rpsA gene encoding 30S ribosomal protein S1: protein MVEEMNNELTEMKSFAVGDVVTGKVTKVEEKHAFVDVGFKVDGIIPISELSSLHVEKVSDVLSVGDEVELKVIKSEDDEVILSKKAVTADKAWGELQQKLESGEIIEAEVAEVVKGGLVVDVGVRGFIPASLVEKHYVEDFSDYKGQTLRLKVAELDPSNNKLILSQRAVLDEEEHHKKKQVLTGIKEGAILEGTIQRLTGFGAFVDLGGVDGLVHISQLAHHRVETPSEVVNEGDTVKVKVLSVDPTNERISLSIKDTLPGPWEEVEGKIKAGDVIDGTVKRLVSFGAFVEIAAGVEGLVHISQIANRHIATPGEVLKEGQEVQAKVLDVNLKDKRISLSIRALEEDDSADEHTQEQYKRDEEHSGFSLGDVIGDQLKKYKS, encoded by the coding sequence ATGGTGGAAGAAATGAATAATGAACTGACTGAAATGAAATCCTTTGCTGTCGGTGATGTAGTGACTGGGAAGGTTACAAAGGTAGAGGAAAAACATGCTTTTGTAGATGTAGGTTTTAAAGTGGATGGCATCATTCCCATTAGTGAGCTCTCCAGTCTTCACGTTGAAAAAGTAAGTGATGTTCTTTCCGTTGGGGATGAAGTAGAGTTAAAAGTCATAAAATCCGAAGATGATGAAGTCATATTATCAAAAAAAGCTGTAACCGCTGACAAGGCATGGGGTGAGCTACAGCAAAAACTAGAATCAGGCGAAATTATTGAGGCAGAGGTAGCTGAAGTTGTCAAAGGTGGCTTAGTTGTTGATGTCGGAGTACGTGGATTTATTCCAGCTTCTCTTGTTGAGAAACATTATGTTGAAGATTTTTCTGATTACAAAGGTCAGACTCTTCGACTTAAAGTGGCTGAATTAGACCCAAGCAATAATAAGCTAATACTCTCGCAACGAGCAGTTCTTGATGAAGAAGAACACCATAAGAAAAAACAAGTACTTACAGGCATTAAAGAAGGAGCGATTTTAGAAGGAACCATTCAACGATTAACAGGGTTTGGTGCTTTTGTTGACCTTGGAGGTGTGGACGGTCTTGTACATATTTCTCAGCTTGCCCACCATCGAGTAGAAACTCCTTCTGAAGTTGTAAATGAAGGCGACACGGTAAAGGTTAAAGTTTTATCAGTCGACCCAACAAATGAAAGAATATCTTTATCTATTAAAGATACGTTACCAGGACCATGGGAAGAAGTCGAAGGGAAAATCAAGGCTGGAGATGTCATTGACGGAACAGTAAAACGTCTTGTTTCATTTGGTGCTTTTGTTGAAATTGCAGCAGGGGTAGAAGGTCTTGTCCATATTTCGCAAATTGCAAATCGACATATTGCTACACCAGGCGAGGTGTTAAAAGAAGGCCAAGAAGTTCAGGCGAAAGTACTAGATGTTAACCTTAAAGATAAGCGAATTTCTCTTAGCATCCGAGCGTTAGAAGAGGATGATTCTGCTGATGAACATACCCAAGAACAATATAAAAGAGATGAAGAACATAGTGGCTTTTCATTAGGGGATGTCATTGGAGATCAGCTCAAAAAATATAAATCGTAG
- the fni gene encoding type 2 isopentenyl-diphosphate Delta-isomerase has protein sequence MSRASRKHDHIVHALATGQQRSHGFEDIQFVHQSLPNSSTESIDLASTIGDLTLGSPIFINAMTGGGGEKTADINMRLARVAKETHIGIAVGSQMAAIKDSSERKTYEIVRATNPNGIVLANLGSEATPSQAQQAVEMLEANALQIHLNVVQELVMPEGDRSFVGALTRIESIVSALDVPVIVKEVGFGMSKETVTLLKSIGVTIVDVGGFGGTNFSKIENQRRARQLDYFDDWGITTTASIAEITSFHQDVSIIGSGGLQNGLDAIKAIALGASALGFAGFFLHTLLHKGDEALVEEVALIKEDMKVLMTALGVPSIKDLQRIPLLIKGDTYHWLQQRGVDTTRFSQRP, from the coding sequence ATGAGCAGGGCAAGTCGAAAGCATGACCATATTGTTCATGCGTTAGCGACTGGACAACAACGCTCCCACGGCTTTGAGGATATCCAGTTTGTTCATCAAAGCCTACCAAATAGTAGCACTGAGTCTATTGACCTTGCTTCCACAATCGGTGACCTTACATTAGGCTCGCCGATTTTTATCAATGCTATGACTGGTGGCGGTGGAGAAAAGACAGCTGACATTAACATGCGGTTAGCCAGAGTTGCCAAAGAAACACATATTGGGATAGCTGTTGGTTCGCAAATGGCTGCAATTAAAGACAGTAGTGAACGAAAAACATATGAAATTGTTCGTGCTACCAATCCAAATGGAATTGTACTAGCTAACCTTGGCAGTGAAGCGACGCCTAGCCAAGCCCAACAAGCGGTAGAGATGCTTGAGGCCAATGCTCTTCAAATCCATTTAAATGTCGTCCAAGAGCTTGTTATGCCAGAAGGAGACCGTTCTTTTGTTGGAGCGCTGACTCGAATTGAATCGATTGTATCGGCACTTGATGTTCCTGTCATTGTTAAAGAAGTAGGCTTTGGGATGAGTAAAGAAACGGTAACCTTACTAAAGAGCATAGGGGTTACTATAGTCGATGTTGGTGGATTTGGTGGAACAAATTTCTCTAAAATTGAAAATCAACGCCGTGCTAGACAACTAGATTATTTCGATGATTGGGGAATTACAACAACCGCTTCAATCGCTGAAATTACATCTTTTCATCAGGATGTATCAATTATAGGTTCTGGTGGATTGCAAAATGGTTTAGATGCCATAAAAGCAATTGCCCTTGGGGCATCGGCTCTTGGTTTTGCGGGCTTCTTTTTGCATACTTTACTTCATAAAGGGGATGAAGCTTTAGTGGAGGAAGTGGCATTAATTAAGGAGGATATGAAAGTTTTAATGACGGCTCTTGGCGTGCCTTCGATTAAAGACTTACAACGTATTCCTTTGCTTATTAAAGGTGATACCTATCATTGGTTACAACAGCGTGGAGTAGATACTACACGTTTTAGTCAAAGACCATAG
- a CDS encoding YpzI family protein — MGKDRQEKKLKQSGRVESDRDQSLEYKGATSLEGPEDARKRQKP; from the coding sequence ATGGGAAAAGATAGACAAGAAAAGAAACTTAAACAATCAGGCCGTGTTGAATCTGACCGAGATCAAAGCCTTGAATATAAAGGGGCCACTAGCTTAGAAGGACCTGAAGATGCCCGAAAACGTCAAAAACCATAG